The genomic stretch aaaaaaaaaaaaaagagaagaaaaagaaccctttcttttcttataataTAATGGAGACATTGTTTCCCAGAAAATAGCTCTAATCATCAACCAACTCTATAATTTTAAGATAAGTGATAAAGATGATTAATCTCCACCAAACCAgttcaaaaaatttatttataaagttttagatataaaaattaaaaaaccaaCACATAATTGTCCAGGCTTCAAGAATATAATGACAGAAAAGTCAAAGTAGTGAAAATAGTTCTGATTATaaatcaggaaaaaaagaaCATGCTCCACCATATTAATAAACTCACTGCCTGAACCAGGGTAAACTAGAATTACCTGATGTCCAGCTCTTCGGACTTCTGAACAGCTTCTTGGGCAGCTTTAACTGCTTGATTAGCCATGCCCAGATGAGAACAAAAACGCCTCTGCAGGTAGGTTGAATGTGATGTCAATGGTAGTAGATGGATCATGAAAAATGCAACAGCACAACAACTAGAAACCAATGCATGCCTGGATATAATGCACCTGAAAAAGAGAGAACACTAAGGTCCTATAAGTAACTAACAAACTCACCAGAAAATCTCCCGCATGAATAGTTCCCATCTCCATTGATTGACCCATCTCTACCTCCAGTAGTTTCACAATGTATTCTTTTGCCCGGCCAATTTCCTTCTTTGTGGCACCATTGGCAACGGAGCAAATTTCTAGTTGAAATCCACAGGTTCAGGGAAGCTCATACACATTGGGAAAGATAATTCAGTAAGCATCCAGGTGTTAAGGTAGCTTAAGCTGTACCCTTTACAGTGCGAGGCTTGTCTTCTTGGCGACAAGCAATATACAGGCAAGCAGCCAAAATTGCATCCTGATTTCTTCCTCTAATAGACTTTTGATCTTCCACCTTCTTGTAAATCTCATTGGCTCGGTCCTTCAAAATAACAATTACAGAACCATCACCAGAGGATAGAAGAATACTCCACATTATACAGACTTAAAAATATATCAAGCTATTAAAAGAAACCATGTGTTcagatttcaatattttttgctTTAACTAGACAGAAATGTTTCCATTTCACTGCAAAGATACAAAACCTACACagaattcaatcaaatattatCAATGGCAAGAGAACATATCTCTTG from Macadamia integrifolia cultivar HAES 741 unplaced genomic scaffold, SCU_Mint_v3 scaffold3839, whole genome shotgun sequence encodes the following:
- the LOC122068410 gene encoding transcription initiation factor IIB-like yields the protein MWSILLSSGDGSVIVILKDRANEIYKKVEDQKSIRGRNQDAILAACLYIACRQEDKPRTVKEICSVANGATKKEIGRAKEYIVKLLEVEMGQSMEMGTIHAGDFLRRFCSHLGMANQAVKAAQEAVQKSEELDIR